In Bacillus sp. KH172YL63, one genomic interval encodes:
- a CDS encoding DedA family protein — MNRGGMNQMLDFVMDMIKDLGIWGLFVGNAIEASSLPFPGALVTLTFGYVLDPSPMELFLLAIASSLVYTVFSYIPYGIGYKLKDKIKDKTSSKKMEKGQKWFRKCGLWSIAITRPLGIGNYISYVAGISKVNKLKFGMLTFTGIFPITFTMLIVGKNGNLKSVQSIMSQMQTYLLAGGVALIIGFVVYKYWNKSKNKSDCLHADSHIAKQTE; from the coding sequence ATGAATCGTGGAGGAATGAATCAGATGCTTGATTTTGTGATGGATATGATTAAGGACTTGGGAATATGGGGGCTTTTTGTGGGAAATGCGATTGAAGCATCCTCACTGCCGTTTCCCGGTGCGCTTGTAACCCTGACGTTTGGTTATGTGCTGGATCCGTCCCCGATGGAACTTTTTCTGTTGGCGATCGCCAGTTCACTGGTATATACCGTGTTCAGTTATATCCCTTATGGTATCGGATATAAATTAAAGGATAAAATCAAGGACAAAACAAGTTCTAAAAAAATGGAAAAGGGACAGAAATGGTTCCGGAAATGTGGTTTGTGGAGCATCGCGATAACAAGGCCTTTAGGTATAGGAAACTACATTTCATATGTAGCGGGGATCAGCAAAGTAAATAAACTGAAATTCGGCATGCTGACTTTTACCGGCATATTCCCGATCACCTTCACGATGCTGATTGTCGGCAAAAATGGAAACTTGAAATCAGTACAATCCATCATGAGTCAAATGCAGACGTATCTCTTGGCAGGGGGAGTGGCCCTCATCATCGGATTTGTAGTGTATAAATACTGGAATAAATCAAAAAACAAATCCGACTGCCTCCACGCTGACTCGCATATTGCAAAACAGACAGAATGA
- a CDS encoding NCS1 family transporter, whose product MKRSYLKSPDLLPIKENERKITKLGYSFMWVGMVVVLATFAIGGAGVVSLPLPLVVLATIIGSLAIGLFITLTGDIGVEHGLSFPVYMRAPFGTIGTHIPSVVRGVAASMWFGINTYFGATAMNGILNIMFNFDNWFVCFMIFALLQLVNTALGIKAVERFADLAAPVIILISVWMYSSLSESAASQGRDIWSWVESPVTGAATFTAFLVVIFSNMGFWATLSADIPSISRFMKAPKNERNWFKRNRSSLIGNLVALPITQAFMVLIGGISYIAVLNYDPVIALQEAAGGFVLGVLLLMIVLAQWSTNIAANIVPAATIFSNVGGPKFPFWAGVITAGVVGTIVQPWNLFGIIIPVLLFVGGILSAIVGILISDYYFIRKRRVNVPDLYEDNGQFKYAKGVNLAGFISWIIGAVASYFVPNFSFLVGFGIGAIFYYVLAKYWWFKKYEQAELLDPNDEKYLGLSVGRDWVIDVEEEVVKEEIPTGTSLT is encoded by the coding sequence ATGAAAAGAAGTTATTTAAAATCTCCAGATTTATTGCCAATTAAAGAGAATGAAAGAAAGATCACCAAACTAGGCTATTCTTTTATGTGGGTAGGGATGGTAGTGGTTCTTGCAACCTTTGCCATCGGAGGGGCCGGGGTGGTTTCCCTGCCTCTTCCACTCGTAGTGCTGGCAACGATCATCGGTTCCCTCGCCATCGGTCTTTTCATCACGTTGACAGGTGATATCGGAGTTGAACACGGGTTATCATTTCCGGTATATATGAGGGCGCCATTCGGTACGATCGGCACCCATATCCCATCGGTTGTCCGGGGTGTGGCTGCCTCCATGTGGTTCGGTATCAACACTTACTTCGGAGCAACTGCGATGAACGGAATCTTGAATATCATGTTCAACTTTGATAATTGGTTTGTTTGCTTCATGATTTTCGCCCTCCTTCAATTGGTGAATACGGCTCTTGGGATCAAAGCCGTGGAACGGTTTGCAGATCTTGCTGCACCGGTCATCATACTCATTTCTGTATGGATGTATTCGTCACTATCTGAATCTGCCGCCTCTCAGGGGAGGGACATTTGGAGTTGGGTGGAAAGCCCGGTAACGGGTGCCGCCACTTTTACGGCCTTCCTGGTGGTGATTTTCAGCAATATGGGTTTCTGGGCCACGCTATCAGCGGATATCCCATCTATTTCCCGGTTTATGAAAGCACCGAAGAATGAAAGAAATTGGTTTAAGAGAAATCGAAGTTCATTGATTGGCAATCTTGTTGCATTACCGATCACCCAAGCCTTCATGGTTCTGATCGGAGGGATATCATATATAGCGGTCCTGAATTACGACCCAGTCATCGCCCTGCAGGAGGCAGCCGGCGGGTTCGTATTAGGCGTCCTTCTATTGATGATCGTCCTCGCACAATGGTCCACCAATATCGCGGCGAATATCGTACCTGCTGCCACCATCTTCTCAAATGTCGGAGGTCCAAAATTCCCATTCTGGGCAGGCGTCATAACAGCAGGTGTTGTAGGGACAATCGTCCAGCCATGGAATCTGTTTGGCATCATCATACCAGTCCTTCTTTTTGTAGGTGGAATTCTATCTGCGATCGTCGGCATATTGATTTCAGACTATTATTTCATCAGGAAAAGACGTGTGAATGTTCCTGACCTTTATGAAGACAATGGCCAATTTAAGTACGCAAAAGGAGTCAATCTTGCCGGGTTCATTTCATGGATCATCGGTGCGGTGGCATCCTATTTTGTACCGAATTTTTCATTCTTGGTCGGTTTCGGGATCGGGGCCATCTTCTATTATGTCCTCGCTAAATATTGGTGGTTCAAAAAGTATGAACAGGCTGAACTCCTGGATCCGAACGATGAAAAATATTTAGGGTTGTCAGTTGGACGGGATTGGGTCATTGATGTGGAAGAAGAAGTGGTCAAGGAAGAAATACCGACGGGTACAAGTTTAACTTGA
- a CDS encoding PucR family transcriptional regulator → MKSNYYFAVEDMLIRKNFEHAKVVAGKKGLKRQVKWVHVVEVTSIKNLLNGNELILSTGIALKEEDVFLSLINQLIACDAAALCIELNTNISSIPESVISCAEQSDFPIVVFQKEVPFVSITQDIHSVLINQQYEMIKKLESYAQELNKRLLGVNHFRDILKVLHNELGTPVLFHSREEEVEIFPRMCPAEHHRLTTEFHQHGEGEDSPFASLKVNLFDQEYAELSIYRNGHPFSEYELLILDRTSTALAQFLMRELYFTEQKRLEDSKWIMSWLKGEQSHDRLEQFIAELKSAIHGGVVSICETGMGTEPFDITYFNLATRSIFEQYGFHVVPERMGDSLIFILLDTRRRQDWKTRIKHAYEKILQSDLFKGTLPSVFVTGKYENDLMDIHKSYATAKESLTFRNKMGGEDPYYFFDDLHLFRLISVVHSNVNLWDMIEEYLSPLLAYDQKHDGNLMHTLKVFLSCQGSKQETSKQLFIVRQTLYHRLKKIEDLLGGDFMASDKRVAIEFLLASYEFLQPEASMKKRKVN, encoded by the coding sequence ATGAAAAGTAATTATTATTTCGCAGTGGAAGATATGCTTATAAGGAAAAACTTTGAACATGCTAAAGTGGTTGCCGGAAAGAAAGGACTCAAAAGACAGGTCAAATGGGTGCATGTGGTCGAAGTGACATCGATAAAGAATCTCCTGAATGGTAATGAACTAATCCTTTCAACAGGTATTGCATTGAAAGAAGAGGACGTCTTCCTGTCTCTCATTAACCAGCTGATCGCATGTGATGCAGCTGCCCTCTGCATTGAACTTAATACAAATATCTCCTCTATCCCGGAGTCGGTCATATCATGTGCAGAACAATCGGATTTTCCAATCGTTGTTTTTCAGAAAGAAGTGCCATTTGTCAGCATAACCCAGGATATTCATTCCGTATTGATCAATCAGCAGTATGAAATGATCAAAAAGTTAGAATCATATGCTCAGGAATTAAACAAGCGGCTCCTCGGAGTCAATCATTTCAGGGACATTCTTAAAGTATTACATAATGAGTTGGGAACACCGGTGCTATTTCACTCTAGAGAAGAGGAAGTCGAAATTTTCCCTCGTATGTGTCCAGCTGAACATCATAGGCTCACCACCGAGTTTCACCAGCATGGGGAAGGGGAAGACTCTCCATTCGCTTCTTTGAAAGTCAACCTGTTTGACCAGGAATACGCTGAACTTTCAATATATCGTAACGGTCATCCTTTCAGTGAGTATGAGCTTTTGATCCTGGACCGGACATCTACCGCCCTCGCCCAGTTTCTAATGAGGGAACTTTACTTTACTGAGCAAAAGAGACTGGAAGATTCGAAATGGATCATGTCGTGGCTGAAGGGGGAACAAAGTCATGACAGACTGGAGCAGTTTATTGCCGAACTAAAGTCAGCGATTCATGGAGGTGTGGTCAGCATATGTGAAACGGGAATGGGAACTGAGCCCTTTGATATCACTTATTTTAATCTTGCTACCAGGAGCATCTTTGAACAATACGGTTTTCACGTTGTCCCGGAAAGAATGGGGGATTCTCTCATTTTCATTCTCCTCGACACAAGGAGGAGACAGGATTGGAAGACCCGCATCAAACATGCATACGAAAAGATCCTCCAGTCTGATTTATTCAAAGGGACTTTACCAAGTGTATTTGTAACAGGGAAATATGAAAATGACTTGATGGATATCCATAAAAGTTACGCAACAGCAAAGGAAAGCCTGACGTTTCGTAACAAAATGGGGGGAGAAGATCCCTATTATTTCTTTGATGACCTTCATTTATTCAGACTGATCTCTGTTGTTCACAGTAACGTCAATCTGTGGGATATGATCGAAGAATATCTGTCTCCCCTATTGGCGTATGACCAAAAGCATGACGGAAATTTAATGCACACCCTAAAAGTGTTTTTATCGTGTCAGGGGTCAAAGCAGGAAACGTCGAAACAATTGTTTATTGTCAGACAAACACTCTATCACCGTCTAAAAAAAATAGAAGATCTGCTGGGCGGGGATTTCATGGCTTCAGATAAACGGGTGGCGATAGAGTTTTTGCTTGCTTCATACGAATTCCTGCAGCCTGAAGCCTCCATGAAAAAGAGGAAAGTTAATTAG
- the mutS gene encoding DNA mismatch repair protein MutS: MTQYTPMIKQYLQVKAEYQDAFLFFRLGDFYEMFFDDAIAASQELEITLTSRDGGGKERIPMCGVPYHSAPNYIEQLIEKGFKVAICEQTEDPKQAKGVVRREVVQLITPGTVMDGKGLNDKENNYIASVTDFQDQTYGLAYSDLSTGETKATIVTEGIQSLLNELSTIGAKEVVVHPDLDEEVQSKMKERNDVTLSYERSTSTGEAFSHLVASLKQGKLVESSSMLLHYLFRTQKRSLDHLQVVEPYQLHQFMKMDYYSKRNLELTETIRSKGKKGSLLWLLDETMTAMGARLLKQWIDRPLIQKNEIVKRQTVVEVLLERFFERQDLREHLKEVYDLERLAGRVAFGNVNARDLVQLKKSLQQVPVLKELVESLENDATDELVKKLDPCEELTEILEHSLVDNPPLTIKEGSLIREGYHEELDRYRDASKNGKSWIAQLERDERERTGIRSLKVGFNRVFGYYIEVTRANLQHLEDGRYERKQTLTNAERFITPELKEKESLILQADEKSVDLEYELFLEIREKVKAFIPRLQQLAKLVSELDVLQCFATISENRHYTRPSFNEERRIHLRDGRHPVVEKVMGAQEYVPNDCYMNEEREIFLITGPNMSGKSTYMRQIALTSILAQIGCYVPASEADLPIFDQVFTRIGAADDLISGQSTFMVEMLEAKNAIIHATQESLILFDEIGRGTSTYDGMALAQAIIEYIHQHIGAKTLFSTHYHELTVLEEELDKVKNVHVSAMEQNGKLVFLHKIKEGAADKSYGIHVAELAELPEALIQRANEILLELERKDDTAPVREIAAAREEAVEKDNPQDDLAQLSFFGAEEKKQTFSGREKKCLDELKKLDILEMTPMDALNTLYGIQKKLKQ, from the coding sequence ATGACACAATATACCCCGATGATCAAACAATATTTACAGGTAAAGGCAGAATATCAGGATGCCTTTTTATTTTTTCGCCTTGGCGATTTTTATGAAATGTTCTTTGACGATGCAATCGCTGCCTCTCAGGAGCTTGAAATTACTTTAACGAGCCGTGATGGTGGAGGAAAGGAACGGATCCCAATGTGCGGGGTACCGTACCATTCAGCACCCAATTACATAGAGCAACTGATAGAAAAAGGTTTCAAGGTTGCCATCTGTGAACAAACCGAAGATCCAAAACAAGCCAAAGGAGTTGTACGACGGGAGGTCGTTCAGCTGATCACACCTGGAACCGTCATGGACGGAAAAGGCTTGAATGATAAAGAAAATAACTATATAGCGTCTGTGACCGATTTTCAGGATCAAACATATGGCCTCGCATACAGCGATTTATCCACTGGTGAGACGAAGGCTACCATTGTGACAGAAGGCATTCAGTCACTATTGAATGAATTGTCAACGATTGGCGCAAAAGAAGTGGTCGTTCACCCGGATCTTGATGAAGAAGTTCAATCCAAGATGAAAGAACGCAATGATGTCACGCTATCATACGAAAGATCAACCAGCACAGGAGAGGCTTTCTCACACCTGGTCGCTTCTTTGAAACAGGGGAAACTGGTTGAATCCTCTTCCATGCTCCTTCACTATCTTTTCAGGACGCAGAAGAGAAGCCTGGATCACTTACAGGTAGTCGAACCATATCAGCTCCATCAGTTCATGAAAATGGATTACTATTCGAAGCGAAATCTTGAACTGACGGAAACAATCCGTTCAAAAGGAAAGAAAGGATCGCTTCTTTGGCTGCTGGATGAAACGATGACCGCGATGGGGGCAAGGTTACTCAAACAATGGATCGACCGCCCGCTCATTCAAAAAAATGAGATTGTGAAGCGGCAAACCGTCGTCGAAGTTTTACTTGAAAGGTTCTTTGAAAGGCAGGATCTAAGGGAACATCTGAAGGAAGTATATGATCTTGAAAGATTGGCCGGCCGGGTGGCATTCGGAAATGTGAATGCCAGAGACCTCGTTCAATTGAAGAAGTCATTGCAACAAGTTCCTGTGCTCAAAGAATTGGTTGAGTCACTTGAGAATGATGCGACTGATGAGCTTGTTAAGAAGCTCGACCCTTGTGAAGAGCTGACTGAGATTCTTGAACATTCACTTGTGGACAATCCTCCGCTTACTATCAAAGAAGGAAGTCTGATCAGGGAAGGGTATCATGAAGAGCTTGACCGCTACCGTGATGCAAGCAAAAACGGTAAATCATGGATCGCCCAGCTTGAAAGGGATGAGCGTGAGCGTACGGGCATCCGTTCTCTGAAAGTCGGATTCAACCGTGTATTCGGCTACTATATCGAAGTGACCCGTGCGAATCTTCAGCATCTTGAAGACGGGCGCTATGAAAGAAAGCAGACGTTAACGAATGCTGAACGGTTCATTACGCCTGAACTGAAAGAAAAAGAATCGCTTATTCTTCAGGCTGATGAGAAAAGCGTGGACCTTGAATATGAATTATTCCTTGAAATCCGTGAGAAAGTGAAGGCGTTCATTCCCCGTCTTCAGCAGCTTGCCAAACTTGTCAGTGAGCTAGACGTTCTTCAATGTTTTGCTACCATTAGTGAAAACCGTCATTATACAAGACCTTCATTCAATGAAGAAAGAAGGATTCATTTGCGGGACGGACGTCACCCTGTCGTGGAGAAAGTGATGGGGGCGCAGGAATATGTACCGAATGACTGTTATATGAATGAAGAGCGGGAAATCTTCCTGATCACAGGACCGAATATGTCAGGTAAAAGCACTTATATGCGTCAAATCGCATTAACGAGCATTCTTGCCCAAATTGGCTGCTATGTACCGGCAAGCGAAGCGGATCTTCCAATATTTGACCAGGTATTTACACGAATCGGTGCGGCAGATGACCTGATCTCCGGGCAGAGTACCTTCATGGTTGAAATGCTCGAAGCTAAAAATGCCATCATCCATGCCACGCAGGAAAGCTTGATTCTCTTTGATGAGATCGGGAGGGGGACGTCCACTTATGATGGGATGGCCCTCGCACAGGCAATCATTGAGTATATTCATCAACACATCGGTGCGAAAACATTGTTTTCCACACATTATCACGAACTGACGGTCCTGGAGGAAGAGCTGGACAAGGTAAAGAATGTCCATGTCAGTGCGATGGAACAAAACGGGAAGCTTGTCTTCCTTCATAAAATCAAGGAAGGGGCAGCTGACAAAAGTTACGGAATCCATGTCGCTGAACTTGCCGAACTCCCTGAAGCATTGATACAGAGAGCGAATGAAATCTTACTGGAACTTGAACGGAAAGATGACACTGCACCAGTCCGTGAAATTGCAGCTGCCCGTGAAGAAGCGGTTGAAAAAGATAATCCACAAGATGACTTGGCTCAGCTTTCTTTCTTCGGTGCTGAGGAAAAGAAACAAACTTTCAGCGGGAGAGAAAAGAAATGTCTGGACGAGCTTAAAAAACTAGACATCCTTGAAATGACACCGATGGATGCCCTGAATACTTTATACGGAATCCAAAAAAAGCTTAAGCAATAG
- a CDS encoding CoA-acylating methylmalonate-semialdehyde dehydrogenase produces the protein MTVIKKDVALLKNYIGGKWVDSLSSQTSEVLNPATNKEIARVPISTKEDVAMAVKAAKEASQTWKKTPVPKRARILYKYHALLSDNHEELAKLVVQENGKAFKEAYGEVQRGLECVEFACGTPTLMMGETLGGIAEEIDSEMFRYPLGVVAGITPFNFPMMVPLWMFPLAIACGNTFVLKPSERTPILANRLGELLTEAGLPDGVFNIVHGAHDVVNGLLEHKDIAAISFVGSQPVAKYVYQQAASHGKRVQALSGAKNHHIVMPDADINKAAEHIISSAFGSAGQRCMACSAVVVVGENEAFVKALNKKADELSIGNGMDEEVLLTPVIRQENREKTLGYIDKGIQEGASLIRDGRKEMDDFKEGNFLGATIFDHVTPEMTIAKEEMFAPILSLLRADDLDGGLEYIRQSRYGNGATIYTKDAAAVRQFREEADAGMLGINVGVPATMAFFPFSGWKDSFYGDMHVNGKDGVNFYTRKKMITSRFDF, from the coding sequence ATGACGGTAATCAAAAAAGATGTGGCACTATTAAAGAATTATATCGGTGGCAAGTGGGTAGATTCCTTAAGTTCGCAAACATCAGAGGTGTTGAACCCTGCGACGAATAAAGAAATTGCCAGAGTCCCGATTTCCACTAAAGAAGATGTGGCGATGGCAGTGAAAGCCGCCAAAGAAGCGTCACAGACGTGGAAGAAAACCCCTGTCCCGAAAAGGGCCCGCATTCTCTATAAGTATCACGCCCTGCTCTCTGACAACCATGAAGAATTGGCAAAGCTTGTTGTTCAGGAAAATGGCAAGGCATTCAAAGAGGCATACGGAGAAGTTCAGAGGGGATTGGAATGCGTCGAATTTGCCTGTGGGACACCGACCTTGATGATGGGTGAAACGCTGGGTGGAATTGCCGAAGAGATAGATTCTGAAATGTTCCGATATCCCCTTGGTGTAGTGGCTGGGATCACACCTTTTAATTTCCCGATGATGGTTCCCCTTTGGATGTTCCCTCTTGCGATTGCCTGCGGGAATACGTTCGTCCTTAAACCTTCAGAAAGGACGCCGATATTGGCAAATAGACTTGGAGAGCTGTTGACGGAAGCAGGGTTGCCTGATGGTGTCTTCAATATCGTGCACGGGGCCCATGACGTGGTGAATGGGTTGTTGGAACACAAAGACATCGCAGCCATTTCATTTGTAGGCTCCCAGCCTGTCGCTAAATATGTGTATCAGCAGGCTGCATCCCACGGGAAGAGGGTCCAGGCATTGTCCGGGGCTAAAAATCATCATATCGTCATGCCGGATGCAGATATCAATAAAGCAGCGGAGCATATTATCAGCTCGGCATTCGGCAGTGCAGGACAGCGCTGTATGGCATGCAGTGCCGTGGTCGTTGTCGGAGAGAACGAAGCGTTTGTTAAGGCTTTGAATAAAAAGGCAGATGAATTATCCATCGGGAACGGGATGGATGAAGAAGTGCTCCTTACCCCTGTCATCCGACAGGAAAATCGGGAAAAGACTTTGGGTTATATTGACAAAGGGATTCAAGAAGGCGCATCACTTATCAGGGACGGCCGAAAGGAAATGGATGATTTCAAGGAAGGAAATTTCCTTGGGGCGACGATTTTTGATCATGTGACGCCTGAAATGACGATTGCGAAGGAAGAGATGTTTGCGCCGATCCTCAGTTTATTAAGAGCAGATGATTTGGACGGGGGACTTGAATATATCCGGCAGTCAAGGTATGGCAACGGTGCAACGATTTATACGAAAGATGCGGCAGCTGTCAGGCAGTTTAGAGAAGAAGCAGATGCGGGCATGCTCGGCATCAACGTGGGCGTACCGGCAACAATGGCATTCTTCCCATTTTCAGGATGGAAGGATTCTTTCTATGGAGATATGCATGTAAACGGTAAAGACGGAGTAAATTTCTATACAAGGAAGAAAATGATCACTTCTCGATTTGATTTTTAA
- a CDS encoding aspartate aminotransferase family protein, translated as MVKAGQSQDVWLKNDEKFIWHSMKPYNPDGTMVVTESNGSWVTDQEGRKFLDGMAGLWCVNVGYGRQELAEAAYEQLKKMAYFPLTQSHQPAIELAEKLNGLLGDDYVFFFSNSGSEANETAFKIARQYHQQKGDHNRFKIFSRYRGYHGNSMGALAATGQAQRKYKYEPLAPGFYHVAPPDAYRDEASGKSPGELPGVKAIDQAMTWELSETVAALIMEPIITGGGVLIPQEDYMKAAKEVCEKHGALMIVDEVICGFGRTGKAFGFMNYGVKPDIITMAKGITSAYLPLSATAVKREIYEAFKGSEDYDYFRHINTFGGNPAACALALKNIEIMEDEKLFERSAELGEKALNTLKNLLQDHPYVGDVRGKGLLIGIEMVCNKDTKEPLEIDKVNRVIGHCKQNGVIIGKNGATVAGFNNVLTISPPLNIEEDDLDLLLSTVIAGIGQLT; from the coding sequence ATGGTAAAAGCGGGACAATCACAGGACGTATGGTTGAAAAATGATGAAAAATTCATCTGGCATTCGATGAAACCATATAACCCGGACGGGACGATGGTCGTAACCGAGTCAAACGGTTCCTGGGTGACAGATCAGGAGGGAAGGAAATTCCTGGACGGGATGGCAGGGTTATGGTGTGTGAATGTTGGATATGGACGGCAGGAACTGGCGGAAGCTGCCTATGAACAGTTGAAAAAAATGGCTTACTTCCCACTGACCCAAAGCCATCAGCCTGCAATAGAGCTTGCTGAGAAATTAAATGGCTTACTTGGTGATGACTATGTGTTTTTCTTTTCCAACAGCGGATCGGAAGCGAACGAAACTGCCTTTAAAATTGCCAGGCAGTATCATCAGCAAAAGGGTGATCATAACCGCTTTAAGATCTTTTCAAGGTATAGGGGATATCATGGGAATTCGATGGGTGCCCTGGCTGCGACAGGTCAGGCACAGCGCAAATATAAGTATGAACCTTTGGCACCTGGTTTTTATCATGTCGCCCCGCCGGATGCTTATCGGGATGAAGCGTCGGGGAAAAGCCCAGGGGAGCTGCCCGGAGTGAAGGCAATCGATCAGGCGATGACGTGGGAGTTAAGTGAGACGGTTGCTGCATTGATCATGGAGCCGATCATCACAGGCGGTGGCGTACTCATTCCACAGGAAGACTATATGAAGGCTGCGAAGGAAGTATGTGAGAAACACGGGGCACTTATGATCGTGGATGAAGTCATTTGCGGATTCGGCCGTACCGGTAAGGCTTTCGGTTTTATGAATTACGGAGTGAAACCGGACATCATCACGATGGCAAAGGGAATCACGAGTGCTTACCTCCCACTTTCTGCGACCGCGGTGAAGCGGGAAATATATGAAGCTTTTAAGGGCTCTGAAGATTATGATTACTTCCGCCATATCAATACGTTTGGCGGGAATCCGGCAGCCTGTGCGCTGGCTTTGAAGAATATTGAAATCATGGAAGACGAAAAGCTCTTCGAACGATCTGCGGAGTTGGGGGAGAAGGCTCTGAACACCCTCAAAAACCTTTTGCAGGACCATCCATACGTCGGGGATGTAAGAGGGAAAGGGCTATTGATCGGGATTGAAATGGTATGCAATAAAGATACGAAAGAACCATTGGAAATAGACAAGGTGAACCGTGTGATTGGCCACTGCAAGCAAAATGGTGTCATCATCGGGAAGAACGGGGCGACCGTGGCGGGCTTCAACAATGTGCTCACCATCTCTCCGCCATTGAATATTGAAGAAGACGACCTTGATTTGTTATTGTCAACGGTCATCGCGGGAATTGGACAATTAACATAA
- a CDS encoding VanW family protein has protein sequence MYMRWVLWSAIGFLMLPVVNNNADTLHIQTAEGQSFSIERSSLEVQLVDEPLLNESAYQQILSKVQKSVYSPPQNAFIDETNNIVQEHPGTMLNDGKFRASANEFLFSKGDLHLEAPLLILYPRVDSETLAHIRTKLIGSYITYFNTFNKERTKNITLATEKINNAVVFPGEVFSFNEVVGKRTKEKGYEKAPVIVRGELSEDIGGGICQVSSTLFNAVDRAGVAILERYHHSKRVPYVPLGRDATVSWYGPDFTFRNDYNQPVLISARITGGQLIVKVYSSDTVNAEMRQIPGA, from the coding sequence ATGTATATGAGATGGGTGCTGTGGAGTGCGATAGGTTTCCTGATGCTTCCGGTGGTCAATAACAATGCTGATACATTACATATCCAAACGGCTGAAGGACAGTCCTTTTCAATCGAACGCTCTTCTCTGGAGGTTCAATTAGTGGATGAACCCCTTTTAAATGAAAGTGCTTATCAACAAATACTTTCAAAGGTCCAAAAGTCTGTCTATTCTCCCCCTCAAAATGCTTTTATAGATGAAACAAACAACATTGTCCAGGAACATCCAGGGACGATGCTGAATGATGGGAAATTTCGAGCATCCGCAAATGAATTCCTGTTTTCAAAAGGCGACCTACATCTGGAAGCACCTCTCCTCATTCTGTACCCAAGGGTCGACAGTGAGACCCTTGCCCATATTCGCACTAAATTAATTGGCAGTTACATCACCTATTTCAACACCTTCAATAAAGAAAGGACAAAGAATATCACGCTTGCCACTGAAAAAATCAACAATGCTGTGGTGTTTCCCGGGGAAGTCTTTTCTTTTAATGAGGTAGTCGGAAAACGTACGAAAGAAAAGGGATACGAAAAGGCACCCGTAATTGTGAGAGGGGAACTGTCAGAGGATATTGGAGGCGGGATCTGTCAGGTATCCTCCACTTTATTTAATGCTGTGGACCGGGCGGGAGTTGCCATTTTGGAAAGGTATCATCATTCAAAAAGGGTTCCATATGTTCCTCTCGGAAGGGATGCTACCGTCAGCTGGTATGGCCCCGACTTTACATTCAGGAACGATTACAATCAGCCAGTGCTCATTTCTGCCCGTATTACCGGCGGCCAATTGATCGTGAAAGTCTATTCTTCGGATACTGTCAATGCAGAAATGAGACAGATTCCAGGTGCCTAG